Genomic segment of Nostoc sphaeroides:
TTGTACGCTAAGGCTGAAAGTGCGATTCGTTAGCTATAAACTAGAGCCTGTAAAGGTTTCAGAGGATTAGCTGCTAGGTAATGATAACAGAACCTTCTCCCAAAGGGAGAGGCTAAGTAAGTCGGCGCGAAAAAACCAAACTATGTGAAGATAAGTAAATACGGAGAATGTATCTACCGAGGTGACGAAGATATGGGCGCGTAGTTTTTGGGTGTTTCTGACTGGCGATCAAGATAAAACTCTATTAAACCTAAGAACTGCGGATGCACCACAGAAAGTCAAAGACCGAGCAGAGATAATCAGGTTAAATGCACATGGCTGGTACGTTGAAAAAATAGCCGCCCATTTTAAGTGGACTCCACAAACAGTCAGAGAAGTTTTACATAAATGGGAAAAGTTAGGTATACAAGGGCTTTGGGATAAACCGGGTCGAGGAGGAAAATCGAAGTGCAAGGAGTCAGACATAGTTTTTTTGGAAGGATGCCTGAAAAAGGAAGCACGCACATACAATAGTCTTCAATTAGCTCAAAAAGGGAGCAATGCGATTTTGTGAGGTCGGCCAAAAAAGGGGTCATGACGAAATACGTGTAAAATGGGACACGTTGTAAAGTTTTGTCAAGAAATCCGGCTGAAAGCATTGATTTGTAGAAATTTTGAATCAAAACTAGGTTCAGTCGAGCCAAAATTTCTGGAAGCGATCGCTCGTTAGTTCTGTGTAGCGAATAGTGTGTTGAATATTCTTATGTCCCAGATAAGCAAAGATACTATCAATTGGGATTTAATCAAAACTCATTGGCAAGACATTTTACAGGTTGTGCTATCAATTCAGGCTGGAAAAATTTCTTCGCCAGTTCTATTAAGAAAGTTAGGTAACTATAGCCATAAGAATCGGCTATACCAAGCTTTTCAAGAATTGGGACGAGTAGTAAGAACAGTATTTTTATTGGAGTACATCTCTGACCGATCCAGTAATTACCCCAACAGCTTGAAATATTGCTGTTGTCGATTCAATTCCTGTTGATGTTGACGTATCAACATTTACTTGCTCTCCATCCAGTGGGGTTTCAACTGTCGGTACTGCTTGGGTTGACTCAAGCGAGGTAAATTCAGCAGATGCCATGATTATTGTTAATAGGGGAGAAATCGCGGTCTAATTCAATCTTAATTGTCTACAAGCGATGGATCTGAACCGACAAGCCTCGACACGAAGCTCCTATTATTAGTTGCCCTAAGTATCCAAAAACTCCAGTTCACTAACATCAATGAGATTTAATCCACCCGCCGCAGCGCCAGGACGCAACAGTGAAGGTGCAGTGAACGGCTCTCCAGTGAGGGCAGAAACCAAAAGCACTTTATCACTACCACAGGAAACCCAAGAAATTTTATATTCTTCGCCGCTTGAAATTAGCTTCACACGATCTCCTCTAACGGGTTGGCGAGTGGTGACGGATGCTGATGGAGCCGGTGACGGATTGGTGACGGATTGGTGATGGTTTGGGGAAATGGATGGTAATGCAAGTGGTGTATGGGTTATAGCTATCTCAGGTGATGGTTGTGACGGAGGTGATGGAGTTTTGCCCAAACTTTCTACAAAATCTGTTTTCTCATCGCCCAAACTTTCACTCTTCAAAAAATTAGATGGATGATTATTTACCTCATTTACAAAAAGATTTTTCTGTAAATGTCCATCACATCCGTCACCATAAGGCTTTGAGTCCATCACCATATCCATAACCTTGTCCGTCACACCTCCATCACCAGCTTGATTGGAAGTGATTGAAGATTCGGAAGGGAACGGAGCCTCATCGAAAGTACCTCTTAACCGGATACCGTAAAAATGACTGCCAGTTCTGGTTTTTTCCTGCTTAACATCAGACCATCCCAGCACATGATTTAAGACTTGCAGTAAGTCTGGGGTGAAATTGGGTAGGCTCTTGCCTTGTTGCCCAGAATTTTGGCAGTAGTGATGGTATGAGCCAAACAGTGTGCTGATTTCGGGGCGGTAGCTGCTGCTTTGCCACTCGTTTTTGTTGGAGCCGACTTTGACCACTCCTTTTGGATCTCGCACGATATGCCGTTCCACCCAAGCCGCGATGGAGTCAGTCATCTGCGCCATTTCCCAGTAAGCGAGATCATAGCCAGTAGAGTTTTTTCCATTGAGAGTGTTAATTATTTCACTCTCTGGAATGGTAAGTAGGTACTGGGTGAAGGCTCCCATCTCTGGGTAGAGCTTTTCTCTGAGGTGAGTATCTACAATTGGTGGACAGTAATTCATATTTACTACAATCAACCGCCTTTTGAGCCATCTGCCGACCCCAGAGCCTTGGAGCGCCGCATAATTGGAAGTAATTAAAACTGTGGCGGACAATCTGACATCACAAGCTTTTTTATAAACTTCCTTGGCTTTGGTGCTTCCTCCCCCCGTGAGGGTTTTGAAAGTTTGCAAACCGCCATTGACCTTATCTTGATCCTCAAAAATGACTGAGCGTTTATTGAGTATGTCTACCAGGAAATTAGGATTATCCAAGTTTTCAATTTTGCCACTCCAAGTATTCTCTGAGCCGACTAACGCCGTCAGGATATCCGAGTAAATGCCTTTACCATTGCCGCCATTGCCCCAGAGGTAAAGAATTTTTTGGAGATGAGACATACCTCTGAGTGTGGCAGCTGCAAAACAGATGAGGGTTTGTATTTTTTGGGAGTCGCCCTCCGTTACTTCCTGGAACCAACCGCGAATCGTTGGCCAATCTCGAAGAGAGGGATTATCAAAGCGATGGGGCAGTGTCCAGGTTAAATAATTACCGGGTGAGTGTTTCTCAAACTTTCCAGTAGCCAGCACCAGTACGCCATCTAGGAATGGAACGATGCCTGTTCTTTGGGGCCACGTTTCAACAGTTAGCCGTCGCGCCATGAATTTGCGAATATTGACTATATAGCTATCAGTGCCATAGCCAACAATGGAACGGGCATCTAATATTCCCTGAATCATTGTTTCGATCATGTGGTCATCCTGGGATTTCCACAATCCCGAATCGTCACCTAGATAGTACTTCCATTCCTTGTATTCGTTGCAGTACTTGAGGCGCTCTCGGTAATCTTCTGCTAATTCAAATGCCAGTATGTCAGCCGGGATAAGTTTTGACTTCGACTGATAAGACTTTGACTGATGAGACTTGGACTCAACGGCATCTTTGCCGTGGGTCAATTCTCTGATTTGCTGATTTAGTGCCGCGATTAGATTATCCGCACTCATGCGAGTTTTCAAAATATTTAACTCTACAATAGTGCCGTAGAGTTGAGCAAGTTGTTCGAGTTGTTCAAAACTATTCACCTCGTGTACCGCCCCAATGCCCAGCATTTTGGTGATTATGGCAAGACATAGCGCTAAATTATAGCTTTGGGCCCAAAGCGTTGAACCGTTTGGTGTCAGCAACAAGTCATCAATCCCTTTGCCTAGTGACTCGTCCCAGGTGGGGCGCGATACGGTGGAGCCTACTTTTTGCGCCGAATAAGACAGTGCATCAATCCCCTTGTTTACAGATGCTACGACCGAGGGATTAGAATCCATGTCATAGGCAACTAACAAGGTTCTAGGGCGATTCATGATTCGCTGTAAGCTGGGCTTGAATCGCTTGGTCTTTTTATCTACCCCACAGGTCGCGCCGTAGTTGGTGGTGGCGGGGTATCCCTGACAGATTAGACTAAAGAGTTTTTCCCCGCCTTCGGTCGTAATTAGAGGTAACTCGGAATTGGCTAACCATTCATAGAAATCCACATCATCAGGGATACTGCCTTTCTCAAGTCCCATCTGTTGCTCAATGAGCCTTCTAATAGTGGGGACGACGCGAGGATAGAAGCACTGATCTCCATTCTTAGATGGAGCCAGCCGTTTGTAAGGTTTTGTGCCATCATCGTTTGGTAGACTCAAAATTGAATGCCAGACGCTACCATCTGCATTCAGCATCAGCGCAGCATACACAACGCCGGAATATGGTTTTTTCCACCTTAAAGCCTCGGCTATCCGGCATGGTGAGTCTGTAAACTCAATCATCGCGTCAAACTGCTCTGCACAAAGTCGGTCACGCCCAAACTTCTGCTTAATAAAATCTTTGAAAGCGTCAAATGAAATCCAATGCTGTTTAACGCTCTCGTTAGTCCAGATTTGCTCAACACTATTGGGCTGTGTCGCCTGATTCCTGGGTTCAGATAATAGTGGGGCTAAAGTCAGTTGATCTAGATGTCCACGAACATCATTTGTAGCAGTAGTACTAGAACCGTTAAAGGTGGCTACCATTGGCTAATCCTTATGAGGTAAAGTGTGTGGGCTTTACCTCCCCTGAAGATTTACCAAGACTTTAATTAAATTTCTCTATAACCCGTTGTAGGAAGTCATCGGAACTGATAACATTAAGTTATAAATAAATTTAATCGAAAACATTGAGGGTGTCTTCTAGGACTGTTAAACAACTTGTTACAAGCAAGTTGAGTCTTGGGGAGGCATTCTTTTCTTATGTATATCTGGTGACATGACACTTAGAAAAGATGAACTAAGGGTATAGTCTTATTTCATAGTAAATTATGTCAGGCAAAAAAAAAATAATAAATATCTCAGCTTTATAAAATAAAACAATTTATCTATTTTCCTCAAGCCAAGACACAGCAAAGCTTTTATAAGTTTTCAACTAGTATTAAAAACCAAATAAATACCTCACTATATTAATAGTAGTGTGACTAAGAATAATTCAATTTGTTGATGCTGCTTCAAAAAGACATTAATCTAAAATTTTGACTGACTTAATACCTTGGCTGCATTTCTGGACTAACAGCCATCTTTTAGCCTCTGGTTCTAGTGCGGGCATGATTCTCCAGTTGAAAACATCTGCCCAAGTTTCGATCCCGTGAGCGGGGAGCAAAACTTACTTCAAGTTCCTTGAACCGTACCCAATCGCGATCGCTGATAGCCGTAAAAACCGGGATAAATGTACTTAGTGGCATTAGAGTTGCTGTTTCAGTCATCGGTGTAATCCTCAAAAATACAAACTATTGGTAACGGTTCATCTTCTGTATCAATTATTTCTACTAATCGTCTACCTGTTTTTTTAGCAATTCGCCTGCAATATTCCTCAGACGCGGCTACTTGCCAATAAGATTGTTTCCGTAACCGGGTCAAATTTTCCTTTAAATCTCTTGATGTCATCGTTATTGTTCATTCTGACCACTCATCTAACGGAAGCCAAGGGAGTGATTTTAAACCAATGGCAGATGGGTTAATCATTTGATTTGTTTTTAGCGATCGCATCTGTAGAGAAGGTAAAGATTTTAAATCAGGCTGGCTTGGAATCATTTGCTTTTACCTTAGTTTCGATCCACTGTTCAATAAGCGATCGCGTCTTTTCACTCATATTTGTATTTTCTCTAGCGCACCAAACCTTAAATTCAGTCCGCAGCGACTCAGGAAGAAAAACACGAAAGCTTACCGTGACTTCTTGTTTATTGTCTGGTGGCATACATAGGTTACATAGATGATTAAACCTATATTGCACTACTCTGACATTTTTTAGTATATGCCTTTTACCTTTTTTTGCATAAAACACCTTGTTGACATATCCGACCTATGTAATTTACTATAGAGCCATTACGTGTAATAAGAGCCTATATATATTGATGTGGCGTTGAGCCGACAATCGTGTAACTTCCATTTAGATGCTACAGAGTAAAGCATATACTTTGTGGTTGATTTCGGTAGACCCCCTGAAGATCACATCTATGTAATGTTCAAATCCCCAAATTTTTGGGAACACTAAGTTTACGTTTTTACGAGACATAAATATATACTTTACAACCCTAGATAAATTGCAATCTCCATAGAGTTGGCATTTATCCAGGGTTTTTTATATGCAATAGGTTTATTAGCGCAGAGTATGTACTCTGCGCTAATAAAATGAGGGTAAACAGCCGCTCACGGGTGCTGTAGAAAAATGATTTGTAGATGCTTGCTGGGCAAATCTTGAAGCCTTGCGCGTAGAATCTTCCCGTCTTGGCACGGTGATACCTATAATGCTAAAAGCAGCATTGCTACATAAGGAAGTTTTACTATGAGTGTAAAATCTCAAACTCCCTCGGATATTCAGTTTGAATCAAAGATTGTTTGGTTAAGCAATATCGATGCTATTCCTTATGTTAGAGAATATTTTAATACTTGTTGCAGTAGAAGAAAGGGAAAGGTTAAGTATCAAACCTATCAGATCATTGGCTATGCAGAACTAGAAGACAATGCCCCTAACACTGGTAGAAGTGGGTGTTTTGCTCGGCGAATATTTTGGCTTGCAAAGCACGATCGCTTTTATCAGCCTGATGGAGTTTATAAGCAAGGATGTCCAATAGAAGCTATAGATCCATTAACTGTTTTTCCAAAAGTTCTAGGGCAGATAACAACAAGAGCTTGGAATGGAACATTGTCACAAGAGGTTGACTAATCATTTCTCCATCTGCTCATTGGTTGCGATCGCTTTCAAGACTGCACTCCCATGCAATCGCGTCAAATCTCGCCACTATTTCAAATACCGTAATATGCTAATTGCTACTGGCGAGGTTTACCCTGT
This window contains:
- a CDS encoding helix-turn-helix domain-containing protein → MTKIWARSFWVFLTGDQDKTLLNLRTADAPQKVKDRAEIIRLNAHGWYVEKIAAHFKWTPQTVREVLHKWEKLGIQGLWDKPGRGGKSKCKESDIVFLEGCLKKEARTYNSLQLAQKGSNAIL
- a CDS encoding DUF6009 family protein — protein: MSVKSQTPSDIQFESKIVWLSNIDAIPYVREYFNTCCSRRKGKVKYQTYQIIGYAELEDNAPNTGRSGCFARRIFWLAKHDRFYQPDGVYKQGCPIEAIDPLTVFPKVLGQITTRAWNGTLSQEVD
- a CDS encoding DUF3854 domain-containing protein; the protein is MVATFNGSSTTATNDVRGHLDQLTLAPLLSEPRNQATQPNSVEQIWTNESVKQHWISFDAFKDFIKQKFGRDRLCAEQFDAMIEFTDSPCRIAEALRWKKPYSGVVYAALMLNADGSVWHSILSLPNDDGTKPYKRLAPSKNGDQCFYPRVVPTIRRLIEQQMGLEKGSIPDDVDFYEWLANSELPLITTEGGEKLFSLICQGYPATTNYGATCGVDKKTKRFKPSLQRIMNRPRTLLVAYDMDSNPSVVASVNKGIDALSYSAQKVGSTVSRPTWDESLGKGIDDLLLTPNGSTLWAQSYNLALCLAIITKMLGIGAVHEVNSFEQLEQLAQLYGTIVELNILKTRMSADNLIAALNQQIRELTHGKDAVESKSHQSKSYQSKSKLIPADILAFELAEDYRERLKYCNEYKEWKYYLGDDSGLWKSQDDHMIETMIQGILDARSIVGYGTDSYIVNIRKFMARRLTVETWPQRTGIVPFLDGVLVLATGKFEKHSPGNYLTWTLPHRFDNPSLRDWPTIRGWFQEVTEGDSQKIQTLICFAAATLRGMSHLQKILYLWGNGGNGKGIYSDILTALVGSENTWSGKIENLDNPNFLVDILNKRSVIFEDQDKVNGGLQTFKTLTGGGSTKAKEVYKKACDVRLSATVLITSNYAALQGSGVGRWLKRRLIVVNMNYCPPIVDTHLREKLYPEMGAFTQYLLTIPESEIINTLNGKNSTGYDLAYWEMAQMTDSIAAWVERHIVRDPKGVVKVGSNKNEWQSSSYRPEISTLFGSYHHYCQNSGQQGKSLPNFTPDLLQVLNHVLGWSDVKQEKTRTGSHFYGIRLRGTFDEAPFPSESSITSNQAGDGGVTDKVMDMVMDSKPYGDGCDGHLQKNLFVNEVNNHPSNFLKSESLGDEKTDFVESLGKTPSPPSQPSPEIAITHTPLALPSISPNHHQSVTNPSPAPSASVTTRQPVRGDRVKLISSGEEYKISWVSCGSDKVLLVSALTGEPFTAPSLLRPGAAAGGLNLIDVSELEFLDT